The following are encoded together in the Streptococcus oralis genome:
- the era gene encoding GTPase Era → MTFKSGFVAILGRPNVGKSTFLNHVMGQKIAIMSDKAQTTRNKIMGIYTTDKEQIVFIDTPGIHKPKTALGDFMVESAYSTLREVDTVLFMVPADEPRGKGDDMIIERLKATKVPVILVMNKIDKVHPDQLLSQIDDFRNQMDFKEIVPISALQGNNVSRLIDILSENLEEGFQYFPADQITDHPERFLVSEMIREKVLHLTREEIPHSVAVVVDSMKRDEETDKVHIRATIMVERDSQKGIIIGKGGAMLKKIGTMARRDIELMLGDKVFLETWVKVKKNWRDKKLDLADFGYNEKEY, encoded by the coding sequence ATGACATTTAAATCAGGCTTTGTAGCCATTTTAGGGCGTCCCAATGTTGGGAAGTCAACCTTTTTAAATCACGTCATGGGGCAAAAGATTGCCATTATGAGTGACAAAGCGCAAACAACGCGCAATAAAATCATGGGGATTTACACCACGGATAAGGAGCAAATCGTCTTTATTGACACACCAGGGATTCACAAGCCTAAAACAGCCCTTGGCGATTTCATGGTGGAATCTGCCTACAGTACTCTTCGTGAAGTGGATACTGTTCTATTCATGGTGCCAGCTGATGAGCCACGTGGTAAGGGCGACGACATGATTATCGAGCGTCTGAAAGCTACCAAGGTTCCTGTAATTCTGGTGATGAATAAGATTGACAAGGTTCATCCAGACCAGCTTTTGTCTCAGATTGATGACTTCCGTAACCAGATGGACTTTAAGGAAATTGTTCCAATCTCAGCCCTTCAGGGAAATAACGTTTCTCGACTAATCGATATTTTGAGTGAAAATCTAGAGGAAGGTTTCCAGTATTTCCCAGCTGATCAAATCACAGATCATCCTGAGCGTTTCTTGGTTTCTGAGATGATTCGTGAGAAAGTCTTGCACCTAACTCGAGAAGAGATTCCTCACTCAGTTGCAGTGGTAGTTGACTCCATGAAGCGTGATGAAGAGACAGACAAGGTTCATATCCGTGCAACCATCATGGTGGAGCGTGATAGCCAAAAAGGCATTATCATCGGAAAAGGTGGCGCTATGCTCAAAAAAATAGGGACCATGGCCCGTCGTGATATCGAACTCATGCTAGGGGACAAGGTTTTCCTAGAAACTTGGGTCAAGGTCAAGAAAAACTGGCGTGATAAAAAGCTAGATTTGGCTGACTTTGGCTATAATGAAAAAGAATACTAA
- a CDS encoding diacylglycerol kinase family protein produces the protein MDSQDNKRKWKNRDLVSSLEFALTGILTAFKEERNMRKHAVTALVVILAGFVFQVSRIEWLFLLMSIFLVVAFEIINSAIENVVDLASHYHFSMLAKKAKDMAAGAVLVVSLFAAVTGALIFIPRIWDILF, from the coding sequence ATGGACTCACAAGACAATAAACGAAAATGGAAAAATCGTGACCTGGTATCCAGTTTAGAATTTGCCCTTACAGGAATTCTGACTGCTTTCAAGGAAGAACGCAATATGCGAAAACATGCAGTGACGGCTCTAGTAGTCATCCTTGCAGGTTTTGTTTTTCAGGTGTCACGAATTGAATGGCTCTTTCTCCTAATGAGCATTTTCTTGGTAGTAGCCTTTGAGATTATTAACTCTGCTATTGAAAATGTGGTGGATCTAGCCAGTCACTATCACTTTTCTATGTTGGCAAAGAAAGCCAAGGACATGGCAGCAGGAGCCGTGCTAGTTGTCTCTCTTTTTGCTGCAGTGACAGGTGCACTTATCTTTATCCCACGCATTTGGGATATACTATTCTAA